ATGTTTAGTGAAAATGTACCTGGTCCTTCTCAGCTAACTTCTTCCAATCTTTTCTTGCAATAAGCTCATGTGTCTTCTTATACGATAAGTTAATCCGATAATTCAAATCCCCTAGCCAGATTATTCTTCTGTAGAACATTTAACATTGTTCTTGTTAAAGTTAATATCAATAATATTTATTTCTTGAATGTGAAATCAAGAAAAAACATACTCATGATCACGGATGCTTCTTGGAACTCTTGTTGCATTAAGAGAATGAGGATGAAACTGGGTTCTTCTATGAATATCGCTTACATCAGCGTTTCTTTTTCTATGATCTCCATCTTTTTCCCCTGACGCTAGATGCGTGCAGACAAAACAAAACGGTGTCTGATACACTGACATGCTCACGGAGACAGCTCCCTGTAAAAGTCATAATCACTTTGTCACAATCCGCAAATGCATTCCCAAAATCAAGTTTTAGTAATAGAAGTAATGAAGAAGACCTTGTTACCAATGTAACCCATAACGCCAACACCAACAGTAGACACACTGAGATTACGTATGTGTTTCCTCAAGCTCCTCCGAACCCATACGGTTAAAAAAACTCCAACCATCTGTTTGCTCACGATCCGTACATACGACGGTTTCCTCACATTCATGAGAGGCTTGAAGTCTATATCAGTTAGCAGAGGCGTCTTCTTCCCTGATGTTGCGGTTGCTTTGAAAGAGTTGTAATTCTTAAACGGCTTCAATGAAGACTTGTAGGAACAACGCCTTTCCCTGACATGTTGGTTTAACAATCTCAACGGAGGTTCGGGCCAGCTCAGCCCAACTCTCTCTGAGTAACTAAACCACCGGTTTAAACTCTTGGCACGTTTGGAACCAGTGTCATCAAGCTGCACTGACAATAACCTGTCCAGCGTCTTTGGCGATGAGAATTGCCTCTGGAGATACTCTTGTCTCGGCAAGCATGATCTCTTATCGTAATTAGTGTTTACAATACCGTCCTCGATTTCGAAATCTTCATCGACCGGATGAATAACGTTGCAAGTAAACATATCTTTTACAACATCAGAGATCTCCTCTTCGAATTGTTTAAACTTGGACGGAGAAGGAGGATCGCTGTAACTTATGATCTTTAACCTGCTCGGTCTTATCCTGTTTAAAGCGTCACGTATGGTATCCTCC
The DNA window shown above is from Brassica oleracea var. oleracea cultivar TO1000 chromosome C3, BOL, whole genome shotgun sequence and carries:
- the LOC106329023 gene encoding type I inositol polyphosphate 5-phosphatase 1-like — encoded protein: MSPGRSQFRRTERSWATLCCSPVSSSCLQLYPARLLLRKWFNIPNTESDLAPESDDEDQEDNDCADDSESEGIEEEGLLDSDDAQPELRRRNSETFRNQYMDTKSVRICVGTWNVGGRVPPKDLDIDGWVDTIEPADIYVLGLQEIVPLNAGNIFGVEDDKPVSKWEDTIRDALNRIRPSRLKIISYSDPPSPSKFKQFEEEISDVVKDMFTCNVIHPVDEDFEIEDGIVNTNYDKRSCLPRQEYLQRQFSSPKTLDRLLSVQLDDTGSKRAKSLNRWFSYSERVGLSWPEPPLRLLNQHVRERRCSYKSSLKPFKNYNSFKATATSGKKTPLLTDIDFKPLMNVRKPSYVRIVSKQMVGVFLTVWVRRSLRKHIRNLSVSTVGVGVMGYIGNKGAVSVSMSVYQTPFCFVCTHLASGEKDGDHRKRNADVSDIHRRTQFHPHSLNATRVPRSIRDHERIIWLGDLNYRINLSYKKTHELIARKDWKKLAEKDQLAREMRQGRVFEGWSEGNLDFPPTYKYAIDSEIYRGKDPKSGKRTPAWCDRIIWYGKGMKLMSYRRSEIKLSDHRPVTATFVVEVEVFSPRKLQRTLTLTNAEIDSHEAFVQE